A single Salmo trutta chromosome 14, fSalTru1.1, whole genome shotgun sequence DNA region contains:
- the LOC115208690 gene encoding cholecystokinin, producing MAMSGLLVCVLMAALVGVGLTSPVSKSDGNTKQGGILPQLLARREAVRNAAENVVRMAQDTQTSMARVERMSHLSEDQREFMSKQIMQAISEMMNECPDRDYQGWVDFGRRSAE from the exons ATGGCAATGAGTGGATTGTTGGTGTGCGTCCTCATGGCAGCGCTAGTGGGGGTTGGTTTGACATCACCTGTATCCAAGTCAGATGGCAACACCAAACAGGGTGGGATACTGCCACAGCTACTGGCCAGGAGGGAGGCAGTGAGGAATGCTGCAGAGAACGTGGTTAGGATGGCGCAAGACACTCAAACGAGCATGGCACGGGTGGAGAGGATGTCGCACCTGTCGGAGGACCAGCGCGAGTTCATGTCCAAGCAAATCATGCAGGCCATCTCAG AGATGATGAACGAGTGTCCGGACCGGGACTACCAAGGATGGGTTGACTTTGGACGGCGGAGTGCAGAGTAG